From a single Aspergillus puulaauensis MK2 DNA, chromosome 2, nearly complete sequence genomic region:
- the CYS3_2 gene encoding cystathionine gamma-lyase CYS3 (COG:E;~EggNog:ENOG410PGYK;~InterPro:IPR000277,IPR015424,IPR015421,IPR015422;~PFAM:PF01053;~go_function: GO:0003824 - catalytic activity [Evidence IEA];~go_function: GO:0030170 - pyridoxal phosphate binding [Evidence IEA];~go_process: GO:0019346 - transsulfuration [Evidence IEA]) — protein MTDFPSNGQNGQTQERQFATLAVHAGAPHDPTTGAVIAPISLSTTFAQESVGKPVGLYEYTRSSNPNRDNFEEAVAALEHAKYALAFSSGSATTATLLHSLAPGSHVVSVSDVYGGTHRYFTKVASAHGVEVSFTSCLELDVEKLIRPNETKLVWIETPSNPTLSLVDIRKVAAIAHRHGVLVVVDNTFMSPYVQNPLDHGADVVVHSVTKYINGHSDVLMGVAAFNSEDLKERYTFLQNAIGAVPSAFDCWLAHRGLKTLHLRAREATTNATSVAQALEFSPHVISVNYPGLESHRDREIAVRQHRQGMGGGMLSFRIRGGQKAAHLFCEYTKIFTLAESLGGIESLCEVPASMTHAGIPKEEREAAGVYDDLIRMSCGIEDAKDLTTDTLQALERAVAVSESTKNGSA, from the exons ATGACAGACTTCCCCTCCAACGGCCAGAACGGCCAAACGCAGGAGCGCCAGTTTGCGACGCTGGCCGTCCATGCAGGGGCGCCCCACGATCCCACCACCGGGGCTGTCATTGCGCCG ATCTCCCTGTCTACTACATTCGCCCAGGAAAGCGTCGGAAAGCCGGTAGGGCTGTATGAATACACTCGCAGCTCAAACCCCAACCG AGATAACTTCGAAGAGGCCGTTGCTGCTCTCGAACATGCGAAATACGCCTTAGCTTTCTCCTCCGGTTCTGCCACAACGGCAACGCTCCTCCACTCTTTAGCTCCCGGCTCGCACGTCGTTTCCGTCTCGGACGTATACGGAGGAACACATAGATACTTCACCAAGGTCGCTTCGGCGCATGGCGTGGAGGTGTCGTTTACCTCGTGCTTAGAGTTGGATGTGGAAAAGCTGATCCGGCCAAACGAAACCAAGCTGGTGTGGATCGAGACTCCGTCAAATCCCACCCTGTCTCTGGTTGATATTCGCAAAGTTGCCGCAATCGCGCATCGCCATGGCGTCTTGGTCGTAGTCGACAATACGTTCATGAGCCCATACGTTCAGAACCCGTTGGACCACGGTGCTGACGTCGTCGTCCACTCTGTTACGAAGTACATTAATGGACATTCC GATGTTTTAATGGGTGTCGCAGCCTTTAACTCAGAAGATTTGAAGGAGCGTTATACGTTCCTCCAAAATGCAATCGGCGCCGTACCATCCGCGTTTGATTGCTGGCTTGCTCATCGTGGTCTGAAGACTCTACACTTGCGTGCTCGCgaagccaccaccaacgCCACATCTGTTGCTCAGGCGCTTGAATTTTCGCCTCATGTGATCTCCGTGAATTACCCTGGTCTCGAGTCTCACCGGGACCGAGAGATTGCCGTTCGGCAACATCGCCAAGGAATGGGTGGTGGTATGCTGAGTTTCCGAATTCGCGGAGGTCAAAAAGCAGCCCACCTTTTCTGCGAATATACCAAGATATTCACCCTTGCAGAGAGCTTAGGGGGTATCGAGAGTCTTTGCGAAGTTCCTGCTAGCATGACTCACGCCGGAATTCCGAAGGAGGAGCGCGAGGCCGCCGGTGTTTACGACGACTTGATCCGCATGAGCTGCGGTATTGAGGATGCGAAGGACCTCACAACCGACACGCTACAGGCTCTCGAGAGGGCTGTGGCTGTAAGTGAATCTACGAAGAACGGGAGTGCATAG
- a CDS encoding protein-histidine N-methyltransferase (COG:A;~EggNog:ENOG410PNYI;~InterPro:IPR019410), producing the protein MTSTFSFGFSGDDIDVDETEVNDVNEGGVQDSGAVSTLPELVKAQKHEMREWLSTLPSQISYNKCTIRPPQDAGATPDGGALTVARREIFDIRAQLMVEDSAEEQNSDLIAGLEKGDITPNFYEGGFKTWECSIDLAELVSGEGIGFEDRHIIELGSGTAVPSLALFAQLLSQTEAGSNAASAKRRTHFTFADYNSAVLRLVTLPNLILTWNHYVNRRNSTGSSDSQAEGSQDTQEEELDITPELLEGLQTDLARRGITIDFISGAWSPLFVDLVFSSPELAGYKRLILASETIYSPASLAAFSETLLALSHRYSVESRALVAAKKVYFGVGGGVDEFLAVLREVSGDDLDVEQRVDVKSGGVGRIILEIKLSK; encoded by the exons ATGACTTCCACCTTCAGTTTTGGCTTCTCCGGGGATGACatcgatgttgatgagaCCGAGGTCAACGATGTCAACGAGGGTGGCGTCCAAGATAGTGGTGCAGTGTCGACGCTTCCGGAGCTTGTGAAAGCGCAGAAGCATGAAATGAGGGAATGG CTCTCGACGTTGCCGTCACAAATATCATACAACAAGTGCACTATCCGTCCTCCACAGGATGCAGGGGCAACCCCTGATGGCGGGGCACTTACCGTTGCTCGCAGAGAGATTTTTGATATCCGTGCTCAGCTGATGGTTGAGGATAGTGCTGAGGAGCAGAACAGCGACCTCATTGCTGGATTGGAGAAGGGTGATATTACGCCTAATTTTTATGAAGGTGGCTTCAAGACATGGGAGTGTTCAATTGATTTGGCTGAGTTAGTTTCTGGTGAGGGAATTGGATTCGAGGATAGACATATTATTGAG CTTGGCTCAGGAACTGCGGTTCCATCACTGGCTTTATTTGCTCAGCTACTCTCTCAAACAGAGGCCGGCTCAAATGCAGCATCGGCAAAGAGGAGAACGCACTTCACATTTGCGGATTACAATTCTGCAGTTCTTCGCCTAGTTACCCTACCGAACCTCATTTTAACATGGAACCACTATGTCAACCGCCGCAATTCCACTGGATCGTCTGACAGTCAGGCAGAGGGCAGTCAAGACacgcaggaagaggagctaGATATTACACCAGAGCTCCTGGAAGGACTGCAAACCGATCTCGCGCGCCGGGGCATTACCATCGATTTCATCTCCGGCGCCTGGTCTCCTTTGTTTGTGGACTTGGTATTCTCATCTCCGGAACTAGCGGGCTATAAGAGGTTGATTCTTGCGAGTGAGACAATATACTCACCTGCTTCGTTGGCAGCATTCTCAGAGACATTGTTAGCGTTGTCCCATCGTTATTCGGTTGAGAGTAGGGCTCTGGTCGCTGCGAAAAAAGTGTACTTTggggttggaggaggcgtgGATGAGTTTTTGGCTGTATTACGAGAAGTAAGTGGTGATGACTTAGACGTCGAACAGCGGGTGGATGTCAAATCTGGCGGCGTCGGGAGAATAATTTTGGAAATCAAATTAAGTAAATAA
- a CDS encoding putative NADH-ubiquinone oxidoreductase 178 kDa subunit (COG:S;~EggNog:ENOG410PS0D;~InterPro:IPR034444;~TransMembrane:1 (o40-57i);~go_component: GO:0005739 - mitochondrion [Evidence IEA];~go_process: GO:0055114 - oxidation-reduction process [Evidence IEA]), whose amino-acid sequence MILARRSVAPARLLLRNQQRRFDSHAAHHAAPVNESFGRSFYVAVGTFAGCFALYQFSKPTKGSDSKSWFTGLIEKWTPSEKIFEERNAIHTAAAEKAAQDRHLFLSRSASDVYELKSPETSFQPGHPYNVVAGSKADLSHVIAHYEQKNQKLEEARVARMQDGKVISIYD is encoded by the exons ATGATTCTTGCTCGGCGATCGGTCGCTCCGGCGCGGCTTCTGCTGCGAAACCAGCAACGGCGGTTTGACTCACATGCAGCTCACCACGCTGCACCTGTGAACGAGAGTTTTGGT CGCAGTTTTTATGTCGCCGTCGGCACCTTCGCTGGGTGCTTTGCCCTCTACCAATTCTCAAAGCCCACCAAGGGTTCCGACTCGAAATCCTGGTTCACCGGCCTCATTGAGAAGTGGACTCCTTCGGAGAAGATCTTTGAGGAACGAAATGCAATTCACACCGCTGCTGCGGAGAAGGCCGCCCAGGACCGTCACCTCTTCCTGAGCCGGAGCGCTAGCGATGTTTATGAATTGAAGAGCCCCGA gaCGAGCTTTCAGCCCGGCCACCCCTACAATGTCGTCGCTGGCAGCAAGGCCGACTTGAGCCACGTTATCGCGCACTACGAGCAAAAGAACCAGAAGCTTGAAGAGGCTCGCGTTGCCCGTATGCAGGATGGCAAAGTTATTTCCATATATGACTAG
- a CDS encoding uncharacterized protein (COG:S;~EggNog:ENOG410PTS5;~InterPro:IPR038799) translates to MAKSGKKNKKADSGKQKNKKGKAQEGSDAPTPQLELPSTGLDEQQLAAETPLPEDTLDLTAAPTPEPEPQSTTEAAPEAGLEPSQEPLPTLESAPEKELQTEPAPPTEQVQTPSAFEDQQQSPSKIDGFTQIIEPENRSNQSTDMSATQVQNLQEPTYENFGAWGQFGSIETKNENDDTPALQSNPTEPPEGSPITAPQSPVFTSGPETVTEPTEFWPASEENDQTKASAPQEEGSPTKKDTDISHDSTSPFAKSGSSEPTSEPAPAPEVTPTLASGTEPEPVNESEPAKEPEPMSVHEPATEPEPIANVEAVMRPERTIDPAQEVTPPVSKPQSPAPPTASPSYKSASPMQRTISPAAISVADTVDMQQAFPPIPPPTAPTPPIASPKSQHAPPVKDAVFTAPRAAPPTPPSASPLYQQTYPADQPYSPRQKPVSSSHIHQSPVRKSSSPLPKVSSPLSHAYTSPVMSPHTAPLPPMPPSFPPSISHSYASAYQSPPMSSGGFFPSQYGYYQPTSHPHPMQRGSMAPNGGNPFSGMRDQGYGHENERSGRGPIIPQDQEDARELLERIQEAIPDINRLLGTFKHTKTKLQSREAEFKQMESQHKQALMHKEFFIEALQNQLRKTANESAEEATKLKNMINELRMELGNMEEKRKDMEEKLADSEEGKTGLQEQVKKLNENIEEERVAHDQELEKQRAEKDAEKEEALSIQKQDLTELFEEIKAEDEKAAAETLATRETELQEQQEAMKTEYEQQKQQMQESHNNLQAEFDAKLTELATTQEELEQKHKELEDTRKEHTEQVESLENSHQEKVNEMERVWNEERTGLETQLSEKSEELANSEKENKRLEEDVLGKEKQLVHSTDNMRLTIENLGKDCDRLKKTLYSLGEATDLKSTKGDTFFLDCFGQLQRLIVTLSKEHFSYLPIDPPQEVLSKLPPDLPSFLDNTPASCELRSAYVQHVVSKTLTYRIFHPFLFTLGRRYDKADILFQMLSMDIRRKSVRREAFWRQQTLKAAYTTSDAKESINVVAAVIVDEISNHLKHLADPRRMDSLLTGIRKIVKLAAETWRHARVERELILASLPGPEDINSPTEDWEEYEISQEHDSGDSQADLARHVVLRPFPRIIREAAHEDFIGDESKANPCTYSQGAVLYSDSPIILARLQELAKKSTDALAGAGNSSRRQSRASNYSEPLSPLPTEIPYMPNDTLIEGATGANFGTV, encoded by the exons ATGGCAAAGTCGGgcaagaagaacaagaaggccgATAGCGGCAAGCAGAAGAATAAAAAGGGCAAAGCTCAGGAGGGTTCAGACGCTCCAACGCCTCAGCTTGAGCTTCCTTCTACCGGACTCGACGAGCAACAACTAGCAGCAGAAACGCCTCTTCCTGAAGACACACTTGATCTAACCGCGGCGCCTACACCAGAACCCGAACCACAGTCTACTACAGAAGCTGCGCCGGAAGCTGGGTTGGAACCTTCGCAAGAGCCTCTACCGACACTTGAGTCTGCGCCTGAGAAAGAGTTACAAACGGAACCAGCGCCGCCTACCGAGCAAGTTCAGACGCCCTCTGCTTTCGAAGACCAACAGCAATCACCGTCCAAAATCGATGGTTTCACTCAAATTATTGAACCAGAAAATCGGTCAAATCAATCCACAGATATGAGTGCTACCCAGGTTCAGAATCTTCAGGAGCCGACCTACGAAAATTTCGGCGCATGGGGGCAATTTGGTTCAATCGAAAcgaagaacgagaacgacGACACCCCGGCGCTACAAAGCAATCCTACAGAACCACCCGAAGGATCGCCAATTACTGCACCACAATCACCTGTGTTCACGTCTGGCCCAGAGACTGTCACTGAACCTACTGAATTTTGGCCAGCTTCGGAAGAAAACGACCAGACTAAGGCTTCGGCTCCCCAAGAGGAGGGCTCTCCCACAAAGAAAGACACTGACATCTCCCACGACTCTACCAGCCCGTTTGCCAAGTCAGGCTCATCTGAGCCAACTTCTGAacctgctcctgctcctgaaGTTACCCCTACCCTCGCCTCTGGGACAGAACCTGAGCCCGTTAACGAATCCGAGCCTGCCAAGGAGCCAGAACCGATGTCAGTTCACGAACCGGCGACTGAGCCAGAGCCAATTGCAAATGTAGAGGCCGTGATGAGACCTGAACGTACAATTGATCCGGCACAGGAGGTAACCCCTCCTGTTTCAAAGCCTCAGTCCCCTGCGCCACCGACTGCTTCGCCGTCATACAAGTCCGCTTCACCAATGCAACGCACAATTTCGCCTGCCGCTATAAGTGTCGCTGATACCGTCGATATGCAACAAGCGTTCCCGCCCATTCCTCCGCCCACGGCTCCTACACCACCAATTGCGTCGCCCAAGTCCCAGCATGCTCCGCCCGTAAAAGATGCTGTATTCACGGCTCCGAGGGCGGCACCTCCTACGCCGCCTAGTGCTTCTCCGTTGTATCAACAAACCTACCCAGCAGATCAACCCTACTCTCCACGCCAGAAGCCTGTATCCTCATCACATATACACCAGTCTCCTGTCCGCAAGTCCTCGTCACCCCTGCCCAAAGTGAGCAGTCCCTTGTCCCATGCATATACCTCCCCAGTGATGTCTCCTCATACCGCACCTCTACCTCCAATGCCTCCGTCATTCCCTCCTTCAATCTCTCATAGCTATGCTTCTGCCTACCAGTCACCCCCTATGAGCTCTGGGGGGTTCTTTCCTTCTCAATATGGCTACTACCAGCCAACTTCGCACCCGCATCCTATGCAGCGTGGCTCAATGGCGCCTAACGGCGGAAATCCATTCTCGGGAATGAGAGACCAAGGTTATGGGCACGAAAATGAGCGCTCAGGTAGAGGTCCAATTATTCCCCAAGACCAGGAAGACGCTCGGGAGCTCTTGGAAAGAATTCAGGAAGCTATCCCGGATATCAACCGCCTTCTTGGGACCTTCAAGCATACGAAAACCAAGCTTCAGTCTCGCGAAGCCGAGTTCAAGCAGATGGAAAGCCAGCACAAGCAGGCATTGATGCACAAGGAGTTTTTTATCGAAGCGTTACAAAATCAGCTGCGCAAGACGGCGAACGAAAGTGCCGAGGAAGCAACCAAACTAAAGAATATGATCAACGAACTTCGGATGGAGCTTGGCAACATGGAGGAAAAGCGAAAGGACATGGAGGAAAAGCTCGCAGACTCCGAGGAAGGAAAAACTGGGCTCCAAGAGCAGGTCAAGAAGCTTAACGAAAACATTGAGGAGGAGCGTGTGGCACACGACCAGGAACTGGAAAAGCAGCGTGCAGAGAAGGAtgccgagaaagaagaagcgctcTCGATACAGAAACAGGATCTGACCGAACTGTTTGAGGAGATCAAAGCAGAAGATGAGAAAGCGGCGGCAGAGACTCTTGCGACCCGTGAGACCGAATTGCAGGAGCAGCAAGAAGCGATGAAGACAGAGTACGAACAGCAGAAACAACAGATGCAGGAGTCGCATAATAATTTGCAAGCCGAGTTCGACGCTAAGCTGACAGAGCTCGCAACCACCCAAGAGGAACTCGAACAAAAGCACAAGGAATTGGAGGACACTCGGAAGGAGCATACTGAGCAGGTCGAATCTCTCGAGAACAGCCATCAGGAGAAGGTCAACGAAATGGAACGCGTTTGGAATGAGGAGAGAACTGGCTTGGAGACTCAACTTTCTGAGAAGTCCGAGGAGCTCGCCAACAGTGAGAAGGAGAACAAGCGGTTAGAGGAGGATGTTCTCGGCAAAGAGAAACAACTCGTTCATTCAACCGACAACATGCGACTTACGATTGAAAATTTGGGTAAAGACTGCGACAGGCTGAAGAAGACTCTCTATAGCCTTGGAGAAGCTACTGACCTCAAGAGCACGAAAGGCGATACATTCTT TCTAGACTGCTTCGGTCAACTCCAACGTCTTATTGTGACTCTCTCTAAAGAGCACTTCTCGTACCTTCCAATTGATCCTCCTCAGGAGGTTCTCTCAAAGCTTCCGCCAGATCTACCGTCATTCCTTGACAACACACCAGCATCGTGCGAACTACGGTCGGCGTACGTACAGCACGTTGTCTCGAAGACACTAACCTACCGCATATTCCACCCATTCCTGTTCACTTTGGGGCGGAGATACGATAAAGCagatatcctcttccagaTGCTCTCGATGGATATCCGCCGTAAATCCGTCCGACGCGAAGCATTCTGGAGACAGCAAACACTCAAAGCAGCCTATACAACCTCTGACGCGAAAGAGTCGATCaatgtcgtcgccgccgtGATCGTGGACGAAATCAGCAACCACCTAAAGCACCTTGCAGACCCTCGAAGAATGGATTCTCTTCTCACGGGAATTCGGAAAATTGTGAAGCTTGCGGCGGAAACATGGAGACATGCGCGTGTGGAGCGAGAGCTGATACTTGCCTCCCTTCCCGGGCCTGAGGACATCAATTCCCCGACTGAGGACTGGGAAGAGTATGAGATCTCACAGGAACATGACTCTGGTGATTCCCAGGCAGACCTTGCACGTCATGTGGTCCTACGTCCTTTCCCAAGGATTATTCGAGAAGCAGCCCACGAGGATTTCATCGGGGATGAAAGCAAGGCAAACCCTTGCACGTACTCTCAGGGTGCAGTGCTTTACTCTGACTCCCCTATCATCCTTGCACGACTACAAGAGCTGGCGAAGAAGTCTACAGATGCGCTGGCGGGGGCAGGTAACTCTTCTCGGCGGCAGTCTCGCGCATCGAATTATTCTGAACCACTTTCGCCCCTCCCAACCGAGATACCGTATATGCCAAATGATACGCTCATTGAAGGCGCAACCGGAGCCAACTTTGGGACTGTATAG
- a CDS encoding putative C2H2 finger domain protein (COG:S;~EggNog:ENOG410PHGM;~InterPro:IPR013087) codes for MSAVSPRLVQRESPDRNLEPALSNLYLSTAADPESDFQTSGIRLTPIEDRGSAWNGSSSPLDHPTNNTSTPGNNEGYGTSYSDFLSPPGDWMSDHTSPVDFVNAWSPPNVALAQDVQTPALNQFNDDPSSPQATMNPSQLLTPNLTNNPSPSSDTTGGGAHRLSRPHPPPVPRLITSPLSDTLGPHQAPESARAISPIVKVESYSRGDSPVRDSFSTNRRPSQSSVHLSPGGISNASEEDVTMETEHPSVPRSSDGSWVPDMRTGHSGLPPDARKDGYILSPNEMDFQRKLTERNADIYHWSEAVTDARSEAGDDYLQSKRGRTGYPPPRRRAKSTGDPSLQEGYVSSNFQHNRLDVPGPGLVLREPSDYTDDATESSAPVSVNEEMWTHDTSEVAPPEPRNPETGEPESYQYLGSPPWRDVERDSTPQETYVQPVSSTQAIIEYEKRTRENDTISRVATWGTRHRDDQSVRSVQWMNRDGRERKHEKKPSLLSFNKYLSHGKTNILKRPRTRSELSTIQTVPEGEDQVVESRPTPQRKDSSGRKLSLGLSPRSPNYSIGAVVRATTPMAAIGGQDTLSAVSPSTPANFWNHRRPRFRSISEIPRAPGLYELFTSHGGPPVPNIKSAGQPADDEPIKQVEPDHDTPEEEDDDDNDEKGLVMDFPIPPHLPVPTLEGFRTQIRELNPRLEFGLIDRFAHEQVRRYKRLIEVKQTHSQAANHYKCKSGEYCLGMGGRAVLLPPRASAQDADSHTQFLIPNRGEAEESPGTLGETTIATAQFPPGVPYPPQQVKLLPAEFECMVCFHVKKFQKPSDWTKHIYEDVQPFTCTFPDCTDPKSFKRKADWVRHENERHRHLEWWECSFTDCRHKCYRKDNFVQHLVREHKLPEPKVKRPKNKRSPKRSPNDPITPEMQEEIDREREIRKLWDLVESCRYDTTKSPKSEPCRFCGNVCTNWKKLTVHLAKHMEQMAIPILSLVDERDFPYNNGAASTGNTSTPIPPKTSPFDMNEISPHIDFTPSQYPQPYFTTDPLPVGGAVPNQMNNFDVVSPYATHNGGMPGAPEPAGEQEQVMTMPQHQIPASYPPPFNGVPRLGVSSEGLGVVSGFNDFSMSPTEMHHDPHSAMYVSNGATSHYTTYHGPMAADMQYNPGGYQGQGQ; via the coding sequence ATGTCGGCAGTTTCGCCCCGTTTAGTGCAACGAGAATCGCCCGATAGGAATTTAGAACCAGCACTCTCCAATTTATACCTTTCTACTGCAGCCGACCCTGAATCGGACTTCCAGACATCTGGAATCAGGTTAACGCCCATCGAAGACCGGGGCAGCGCATGGAAtggctcttcctccccgcTCGACCACCCCACCAACAACACATCGACACCGGGCAATAACGAGGGCTACGGCACCTCCTACTCTGATTTCCTAAGTCCGCCAGGCGATTGGATGAGTGACCATACATCTCCAGTTGATTTCGTGAACGCCTGGTCGCCGCCCAACGTTGCCCTCGCGCAGGACGTACAGACACCCGCGCTAAATCAGTTTAATGATGACCCATCATCTCCTCAAGCGACTATGAACCCCTCCCAACTCCTCACACCGAATCTGACCAACAATCCAAGCCCATCTTCAGACACAACAGGCGGTGGGGCCCACCGACTTTCTCGgccccatcctcctcccgtGCCTCGCCTGATTACATCGCCTCTGAGCGATACTCTTGGCCCTCATCAGGCTCCCGAATCGGCCAGAGCAATAAGCCCAATTGTTAAGGTCGAAAGTTATTCACGGGGTGATTCACCTGTCAGAGATAGTTTCTCAACCAACCGCCGCCCAAGCCAGTCCTCCGTACATCTTTCCCCAGGAGGTATCTCTAATGCatcggaagaagatgtaACCATGGAGACAGAGCACCCTTCAGTACCAAGATCGTCCGACGGGTCATGGGTTCCAGATATGCGTACTGGCCATTCTGGTCTCCCGCCAGATGCGCGAAAAGATGGATATATCCTCAGCCCAAATGAGATGGACTTCCAGCGAAAGTTGACAGAGAGAAACGCCGATATTTATCATTGGTCCGAGGCCGTAACGGATGCTCGTAGTGAGGCAGGTGATGATTATCTGCAGTCCAAGAGGGGCCGTACCGGTTATCCTCCCCCTAGGCGGAGAGCAAAAAGCACCGGGGACCCGTCTCTCCAAGAGGGTTATGTCAGTTCGAATTTTCAACATAACCGACTCGATGTCCCAGGACCAGGCCTTGTGCTCCGTGAGCCAAGTGATTATACCGATGATGCAACGGAGTCATCAGCCCCTGTCAGTGTGAATGAAGAAATGTGGACACACGATACATCAGAGGTTGCTCCCCCTGAACCGCGCAACCCAGAAACGGGTGAGCCAGAGTCTTACCAGTATCTTGGGTCCCCTCCATGGCGTGACGTTGAACGAGATTCGACTCCGCAAGAGACATATGTGCAGCCAGTCAGCTCTACCCAAGCGATAATTGAATACGAGAAACGTACTAGAGAAAATGACACTATATCCCGCGTCGCCACTTGGGGTACCCGTCACCGTGATGACCAGAGTGTCCGATCCGTCCAGTGGATGAATCGCGatgggagagaaaggaagcaTGAGAAGAAACCTAGTCTTCTCAGCTTCAACAAATATTTGTCGCATGGGAAGACCAATATTCTAAAGCGCCCACGTACCAGATCTGAACTCTCTACCATCCAAACTGTccccgaaggcgaagaccagGTCGTGGAAAGTAGGCCAACCCCCCAAAGGAAAGACAGTTCGGGTAGGAAGTTGAGCCTTGGCCTTTCCCCAAGGTCTCCAAATTACAGCATTGGAGCAGTTGTTAGGGCTACGACGCCGATGGCAGCCATCGGCGGCCAGGACACTCTCAGTGCTGTAAGTCCAAGCACGCCCGCAAATTTTTGGAACCATCGCAGGCCACGATTTAGAAGCATAAGTGAGATACCTAGAGCGCCAGGTCTATATGAGCTCTTTACAAGCCACGGTGGTCCACCTGTTCCCAACATCAAATCAGCAGGCCAGCCCGCGGACGACGAACCGATCAAGCAAGTAGAACCAGACCATGATAcccccgaggaagaagatgacgatgacaacgATGAAAAGGGGCTCGTCATGGACTTTCCGATCCCACCACATCTACCAGTTCCGACTTTAGAAGGCTTTAGAACGCAGATCCGCGAACTCAACCCACGTCTCGAGTTTGGGTTAATTGATCGTTTTGCGCATGAGCAGGTTCGGCGATACAAGAGGCTGATAGAAGTCAAACAAACACACTCCCAAGCTGCCAACCACTACAAATGCAAATCTGGTGAATACTGCTTAGGCATGGGTGGCAGGGCGGTGCTTTTACCACCCCGTGCATCCGCTCAAGATGCAGATTCACACACTCAATTCCTAATCCCCAACCGCGGTGAGGCGGAAGAAAGCCCTGGAACCCTTGGGGAAACCACCATTGCCACAGCCCAATTTCCGCCAGGCGTCCCGTATCCACCACAACAGGTCAAGTTATTGCCAGCCGAGTTTGAATGTATGGTGTGCTTCCATGTGAAAAAGTTTCAGAAACCGTCGGATTGGACCAAGCATATCTATGAAGACGTGCAACCATTTACTTGCACATTTCCGGACTGCACTGATCCTAAATCCTTCAAAAGAAAAGCTGACTGGGTCCGACATGAGAACGAACGGCACCGGCATCTGGAGTGGTGGGAATGCTCTTTCACCGATTGTCGCCACAAGTGCTACCGGAAAGACAACTTCGTGCAGCATCTTGTCCGCGAGCACAAGTTGCCGGAACCGAAAGTCAAAAGGCCCAAGAATAAGAGATCGCCAAAAAGAAGCCCAAACGATCCAATCACGCCTGAGATGCAGGAAGAGATCGATCGCGAACGAGAGATCCGCAAACTTTGGGACCTGGTGGAAAGCTGCCGGTACGACACGACGAAAAGCCCCAAATCAGAACCCTGTCGGTTCTGTGGCAATGTCTGTACAAATTGGAAGAAGCTCACTGTACATCTGGCCAAGCATATGGAGCAAATGGCGATACCAATTTTGAGCCTTGTTGACGAAAGGGATTTTCCGTATAACAACGGTGCCGCTTCGACTGGCAACACGAGTACTCCAATCCCCCCGAAAACCAGCCCGTTTGATATGAATGAGATCAGCCCACACATCGATTTTACACCATCACAGTATCCACAGCCGTATTTCACTACCGACCCTCTGCCCGTGGGCGGTGCGGTGCCCAACCAAATGAATAATTTCGATGTTGTCTCACCGTATGCGACACATAATGGAGGAATGCCTGGGGCCCCTGAGCCGGCCGGGGAGCAGGAACAGGTAATGACCATGCCACAGCATCAAATCCCGGCCTCCTATCCTCCGCCATTCAACGGCGTCCCGCGACTAGGAGTCTCAAGTGAAGGCCTGGGGGTGGTGTCGGGATTCAACGATTTCTCCATGTCCCCCACGGAGATGCACCACGATCCACATAGCGCAATGTACGTGTCCAACGGGGCAACGAGCCACTATACTACCTATCACGGACCAATGGCGGCAGACATGCAGTATAATCCTGGGGGGtaccaaggccaaggccagTGA